A genomic region of Streptosporangium lutulentum contains the following coding sequences:
- a CDS encoding ATP-binding cassette domain-containing protein — MPSQPAITATGLRRSYGDHVVLDGIDLKVPRGTVFSLLGANGAGKTTTVKILSTLIRADGGSARIAGHDLSAEPDAVRASIGVTGQFSAVDNLLTGQENLTLMADLHHLDRKTGRRRTAQLLEQFDLVDAARKTAATYSGGMRRRLDLAMTLVGSPQVIFLDEPTTGLDPRSRRAMWQIVRELVAGGVTIFLTTQYLEEADELADRIAVLDHGKIVAEGTADELKRRIPGGHVLLRFADERDLESAVRAVGQVSRDSDTLVLRVPHDGSLRSLKALLDRLDRNAVEVDSLSVHTPDLDDVFLALTGNKEKVTAP, encoded by the coding sequence ATGCCATCCCAACCTGCGATCACGGCGACCGGACTGCGCAGGTCGTACGGTGACCACGTCGTGCTCGACGGCATCGACCTGAAGGTCCCGCGCGGCACCGTTTTCTCGTTGCTCGGCGCCAACGGCGCCGGCAAGACCACCACGGTCAAGATCTTATCCACCCTGATCCGCGCGGACGGGGGCAGCGCGCGGATCGCGGGTCACGACCTGTCCGCCGAGCCGGACGCGGTGCGTGCCTCGATCGGCGTCACCGGCCAGTTCTCGGCGGTCGACAACCTGCTGACCGGTCAGGAGAACCTGACCCTGATGGCGGATCTGCACCACCTCGACCGGAAGACGGGCAGACGCCGGACCGCCCAGCTGCTCGAACAGTTCGACCTCGTCGACGCGGCCAGGAAGACGGCGGCGACCTACTCCGGGGGGATGCGGCGGCGGCTCGACCTCGCGATGACGCTGGTCGGCTCACCGCAGGTGATCTTCCTCGACGAGCCGACCACCGGGCTGGACCCGCGCAGCCGCCGCGCCATGTGGCAGATCGTGCGGGAGCTCGTGGCGGGTGGCGTCACCATCTTCCTCACCACTCAGTACCTGGAGGAGGCCGACGAGCTCGCCGACCGGATCGCGGTGCTCGACCACGGGAAGATCGTCGCCGAGGGCACCGCGGACGAGCTCAAGCGGCGCATTCCCGGCGGCCACGTCCTGCTGCGGTTCGCCGACGAGCGCGACCTCGAATCCGCCGTGCGCGCCGTGGGCCAGGTGTCCCGCGACAGCGACACCCTCGTCCTGCGCGTACCGCACGACGGCAGCCTCAGGTCGCTGAAGGCACTGCTCGACCGGCTTGACCGGAACGCGGTCGAGGTCGACTCGCTGAGCGTGCACACCCCCGACCTCGATGACGTCTTCCTCGCTCTCACCGGCAACAAGGAGAAGGTGACCGCACCATGA
- a CDS encoding TetR/AcrR family transcriptional regulator: MPGPAPSRRNERSRRAILTVALDLLTETGYSDLTVEAIAARAGVGKQTIYRWWRGKGAVILDALVDAAGDIALPDTGDLGADLRAVVRGTVAEFADPRLSATTRALTIETLADDELADQVRDRLLRPQLDAVRLRLRAGQRAGQVRGDVDLDQVIELLFGPVYHRWLLRTGPLTDAYADGVVELAMAAIAP, from the coding sequence GTGCCTGGCCCCGCCCCCTCCCGCCGCAACGAACGCTCCCGCCGAGCGATCCTCACCGTCGCGTTGGACCTGCTGACCGAAACCGGCTACTCCGACCTGACCGTCGAGGCGATCGCCGCACGCGCCGGCGTCGGCAAGCAGACGATCTACCGCTGGTGGCGCGGCAAGGGGGCGGTGATTCTGGACGCGCTCGTGGACGCCGCCGGTGACATCGCGTTGCCCGACACCGGCGACCTCGGCGCCGACCTGCGTGCCGTCGTCCGGGGCACGGTCGCCGAGTTCGCCGACCCCCGGTTGTCCGCCACCACCCGGGCGCTCACCATCGAGACCCTGGCCGACGACGAGCTCGCCGATCAGGTACGCGACCGGCTCCTACGGCCCCAGCTGGACGCGGTACGGCTCCGCCTGCGCGCCGGGCAGCGCGCCGGGCAGGTCCGTGGCGACGTCGACCTCGACCAGGTGATCGAGCTCCTCTTCGGGCCGGTCTACCACCGCTGGCTGCTGCGCACCGGGCCACTCACCGACGCCTACGCCGACGGCGTGGTGGAGCTCGCCATGGCCGCGATCGCCCCGTGA
- a CDS encoding DUF4097 family beta strand repeat-containing protein yields the protein MPVFATPEPISATIELSVGDVQIIASDRTDTVVEVRPSDASDESDVDAAQKTRVEYANGTLTVRGPKARMLDFSKKTRSVDVLIELPTGSHVQADLSVADLRGVGTLGECRITSSVGHFRLDRTGPLRLGTSGGDITVETVAGDADVSTGTGRVRIGEIGGTAVVKNSNGNTDIGTVTGELQVRSANGDISVDRADTTVEAKTSNGTIRVGQVTRDTVTLHTSTGHLEIGIAAGTAAWLDLNTSHGRVENSLDGLSEAPEKSEQTVEVRAHTSFGDITVRRS from the coding sequence ATGCCTGTTTTCGCCACGCCCGAACCGATTTCCGCCACGATCGAGCTCTCCGTCGGTGACGTGCAGATCATCGCGAGCGACCGGACCGACACCGTCGTCGAGGTGCGGCCGAGCGACGCGTCCGACGAGTCCGATGTGGACGCCGCCCAGAAGACACGCGTCGAGTACGCCAACGGCACGTTGACGGTCCGTGGGCCCAAGGCCCGCATGCTCGATTTCTCCAAGAAGACCAGGTCGGTCGACGTACTGATCGAACTTCCCACCGGCTCGCACGTGCAGGCGGACCTGTCGGTGGCGGACCTGCGCGGTGTCGGCACGCTGGGGGAGTGCCGGATCACGTCGTCGGTCGGCCATTTCCGCCTCGACCGGACCGGACCGCTTCGCCTGGGCACCTCCGGTGGCGACATCACCGTCGAAACGGTCGCGGGCGACGCCGATGTCTCCACCGGCACCGGGCGCGTGCGCATCGGAGAGATCGGCGGCACCGCCGTCGTCAAGAACTCCAACGGCAACACCGACATCGGCACCGTCACCGGCGAACTGCAGGTGCGCTCGGCCAACGGCGACATCTCCGTCGACCGGGCCGACACCACGGTGGAGGCCAAGACCTCCAACGGCACCATTCGCGTCGGCCAGGTCACGCGCGACACCGTCACGCTGCACACCTCGACCGGCCACCTCGAAATCGGCATCGCCGCCGGCACCGCCGCCTGGCTCGACCTGAACACCTCGCACGGGCGGGTGGAGAACTCGCTGGACGGCCTCAGCGAGGCACCGGAGAAGTCCGAGCAGACCGTCGAAGTCCGAGCGCACACGTCGTTCGGCGACATCACCGTCCGCCGTTCCTGA
- a CDS encoding toxin-antitoxin system HicB family antitoxin translates to MDLTPYVASLGRELLTAAETGDGDASALIERLTVSMESAIRLTLLETLSAAADEITRDLAPGSVQVRLRGRDPDFVVTVRQAEQPLDDTLDPGAVSADDAAASFEDGTVARINVRLPEQLKAAIEEAAGKEGRSLNAWLVRAASTALRTPEHDHGSDRRGKRGAQRYTGWAR, encoded by the coding sequence ATGGACCTGACCCCCTATGTGGCCTCCCTCGGTCGCGAGCTGCTGACCGCCGCCGAGACCGGTGACGGCGACGCCAGTGCGCTGATCGAGCGATTGACCGTGTCGATGGAGTCGGCGATCCGGCTCACCCTGCTCGAGACGTTGTCGGCGGCTGCCGACGAGATCACCCGAGACCTGGCCCCCGGTTCGGTCCAGGTGCGCCTGCGTGGACGTGACCCGGACTTCGTCGTGACGGTTCGGCAGGCGGAGCAGCCGCTCGACGACACCCTGGATCCGGGCGCGGTGTCGGCTGACGACGCCGCGGCGAGCTTCGAGGACGGCACGGTGGCACGGATCAACGTCCGCCTCCCGGAGCAGCTCAAGGCCGCGATCGAAGAGGCGGCGGGCAAGGAAGGCCGCTCGCTCAACGCCTGGCTGGTGCGGGCCGCCTCGACCGCCCTGCGTACCCCGGAGCACGACCACGGCTCCGACCGGCGCGGCAAGCGCGGCGCGCAGCGTTACACCGGCTGGGCTCGCTAG
- a CDS encoding ABC transporter permease has protein sequence MSTAAYALTDSATMLRRNLKRMVRYPSMTLQLIGMPIVFLLLFVYVFGGTLGAGLGGVSGGRAEYVNYVTPAIILMTITAAVQGTTISIAMDMTEGIVDRFRTMAIARVSVLTGHVVGSLIQTMLGIAAVVGVALLIGFRPSAGPGDWLALVGVLVMMAFAFIWLSVAFGLASKTVESSSNVGMPLLLLPFLGSGFVPTDSMPTVLRWFAEYQPFTPLIETLRGLLMGTPIGDNAVIAVGWCVVIALGGYLWSKKLFNRESTR, from the coding sequence ATGAGCACCGCGGCGTACGCCCTGACCGACTCGGCGACGATGCTTCGCCGCAACCTCAAGCGCATGGTGCGCTACCCGTCCATGACACTGCAGCTCATCGGCATGCCGATCGTCTTCCTGCTGCTGTTCGTCTACGTCTTCGGCGGAACGCTCGGCGCCGGGCTCGGCGGCGTCTCCGGCGGACGTGCGGAGTACGTCAACTACGTCACCCCCGCGATCATCCTGATGACGATCACCGCCGCGGTCCAGGGCACCACCATCTCGATCGCCATGGACATGACCGAGGGCATCGTCGACCGGTTCCGCACCATGGCCATCGCCCGCGTGTCCGTCCTGACCGGGCACGTCGTCGGCAGCCTCATCCAGACGATGCTCGGCATCGCGGCGGTCGTCGGCGTCGCGCTGCTCATCGGCTTCCGGCCGTCGGCGGGGCCCGGCGACTGGCTCGCCCTCGTCGGTGTCCTGGTGATGATGGCCTTCGCCTTCATCTGGCTGTCGGTCGCGTTCGGCCTGGCCAGCAAGACCGTCGAGTCGTCGAGCAACGTCGGCATGCCACTGTTGCTGCTCCCGTTCCTGGGCAGCGGGTTCGTCCCGACCGACTCGATGCCCACCGTCCTGCGCTGGTTCGCCGAGTACCAGCCGTTCACGCCGCTCATCGAGACCCTGCGCGGCCTGCTGATGGGCACGCCGATCGGCGACAACGCCGTCATCGCGGTCGGCTGGTGCGTCGTCATCGCGCTCGGCGGCTACCTCTGGTCGAAGAAGCTGTTCAACCGCGAGTCCACCCGCTAG
- a CDS encoding HEAT repeat domain-containing protein yields MLIGEVAQRSGVSARMLRHYDSLGLVRPTGRTGAGYREYSSEDIRRIFHIESLRSLGLSLRDVKRALDDPGFAPSELVDDLIRQTRERIAGETELLTRLRRIDAAEPASWEDVLQVVALLQALGSKSAGKRQSAAMSSVEEVPVPVEALVEAVLNETDPNVAGALRWALAQSGDDGLALLAEGLGSPVAEVRKRAVQSIAEIPNGEVTALLLDALANPDVVVRRYAALALGARGVADAVPTLIDMVVEGANDVDAADALSALASRPALADQIATGLIDRLTHGTAESSARRRLTQALADIPGATTSRALADLSHDEDPGVALTAVYILGIRDAR; encoded by the coding sequence GTGTTGATCGGCGAGGTGGCACAACGGTCCGGGGTCAGCGCCCGCATGCTCAGGCATTACGACTCGCTCGGCCTGGTGCGGCCGACGGGTCGCACCGGCGCCGGTTATCGAGAGTACTCCAGCGAGGACATCCGGCGGATCTTCCATATCGAGAGCCTGCGGTCATTGGGGCTGTCGCTGCGTGACGTCAAGCGCGCGCTCGACGATCCCGGCTTCGCGCCCTCGGAGCTCGTCGACGACCTCATCCGCCAGACGCGAGAACGCATCGCGGGTGAGACGGAGCTGCTCACGCGACTCCGTCGGATCGATGCCGCGGAACCCGCCAGCTGGGAGGACGTCCTCCAGGTCGTCGCGCTCCTCCAGGCGTTGGGGTCGAAGAGCGCGGGGAAGCGCCAGAGCGCGGCCATGTCCTCGGTCGAAGAGGTTCCGGTTCCGGTGGAAGCGCTGGTCGAGGCAGTGCTGAACGAGACGGACCCGAACGTCGCCGGAGCCCTTCGATGGGCCCTGGCGCAATCGGGCGATGACGGATTGGCACTGCTGGCGGAGGGCCTCGGCTCGCCGGTGGCCGAGGTGCGGAAGCGTGCCGTCCAGTCCATCGCCGAGATTCCGAACGGTGAGGTGACCGCCCTGTTGCTGGACGCTCTCGCGAACCCCGACGTCGTGGTCCGCAGGTACGCGGCTCTGGCGCTCGGGGCACGTGGAGTGGCCGACGCGGTCCCGACGCTCATCGACATGGTCGTCGAGGGGGCGAACGACGTCGACGCGGCCGACGCGCTGAGCGCGCTGGCGAGTCGCCCCGCGTTGGCGGATCAGATCGCCACCGGCCTCATCGATCGCCTCACTCACGGCACCGCCGAATCGTCCGCGCGTCGACGGCTGACCCAGGCGCTCGCGGACATCCCGGGAGCCACGACGTCACGTGCCCTCGCGGATCTGTCACATGACGAAGACCCCGGCGTCGCGCTCACCGCTGTGTACATTCTCGGGATACGCGACGCACGATAA
- a CDS encoding macrolide family glycosyltransferase, whose product MRRTMSHIAMVSIPAHGHVNPSLNIVRTLVARGHRVTYANALSFADVIERTGAELKPYESTLPTAGEVWTEDPIEQLTIFLDDAIAMFPQLRAAYADDRPDLFLYDIAGAPARLLGEQWDIPAIQLSPAFVAWDGYEEEMAQVVEAMRADPRGADYYRRFATWLADNGSSVTDSAAFQGRPARCLALIPRALQPNADRVDPAVYSFVGPILGDRSDRDSWIRPATADKVLLVSLGSAFTRHPEFYRRCITAFGALPGWHTVLQIGRYVDPAELGVLPDSVEVHPWVEQLAILEQADAFLTHAGMGGSSEGLYCGTPMIAVPQAADQFANADQLAALGVARVVDLATVTPEELREALLHLTSDAGVSARCAEIRRHVREQGGAARAADLIEAELTTAVPR is encoded by the coding sequence ATGAGGAGAACCATGTCCCACATCGCCATGGTCAGCATCCCTGCCCACGGACACGTCAACCCAAGCCTGAACATCGTGCGCACCCTCGTCGCACGGGGCCATCGGGTCACGTACGCGAACGCCCTTTCGTTCGCCGACGTCATCGAGCGCACCGGGGCCGAACTCAAGCCGTACGAGTCGACCCTGCCGACCGCCGGCGAGGTGTGGACCGAGGACCCGATCGAGCAGCTGACGATCTTCCTCGACGACGCGATCGCCATGTTCCCGCAGTTACGTGCCGCGTACGCCGATGATCGACCCGACCTGTTCCTCTACGACATCGCCGGCGCACCGGCCCGGCTTCTCGGCGAACAGTGGGATATCCCCGCGATCCAGCTCTCGCCCGCCTTCGTGGCCTGGGACGGTTACGAGGAGGAGATGGCGCAGGTCGTCGAGGCCATGCGCGCCGACCCACGAGGAGCGGATTACTACCGGCGGTTCGCGACGTGGCTCGCCGACAACGGATCGTCCGTCACGGACAGTGCCGCGTTCCAGGGCCGGCCGGCGCGCTGCCTGGCGCTCATCCCGCGCGCTCTGCAACCGAACGCAGACCGTGTGGACCCGGCCGTCTACAGCTTCGTCGGTCCCATCCTCGGTGACCGGTCCGATCGGGACTCCTGGATCCGCCCGGCGACCGCCGACAAGGTGTTGCTCGTGTCCCTCGGGTCGGCCTTCACCCGGCACCCCGAGTTCTACCGGCGCTGCATCACCGCCTTCGGCGCGCTGCCCGGCTGGCACACCGTCCTGCAGATCGGCCGGTACGTCGACCCGGCGGAACTCGGTGTCCTCCCGGACAGCGTCGAAGTGCACCCCTGGGTCGAACAGCTCGCGATCCTGGAGCAGGCGGACGCGTTCCTGACCCACGCGGGCATGGGCGGCAGCAGCGAGGGGCTGTACTGCGGCACCCCGATGATCGCCGTGCCCCAGGCGGCCGACCAGTTCGCCAACGCCGACCAGCTCGCCGCCCTCGGCGTGGCCCGTGTCGTCGATCTGGCCACCGTCACGCCCGAGGAGCTGCGGGAAGCACTGTTGCACCTCACGTCCGACGCCGGGGTGTCGGCCCGTTGCGCCGAGATCCGGCGCCATGTGCGCGAGCAAGGGGGCGCGGCCCGGGCGGCCGACCTCATCGAAGCCGAGTTGACCACCGCCGTCCCGCGTTGA
- a CDS encoding HEAT repeat domain-containing protein has protein sequence MAKEEVVPMTMPKQDTDTTRAFQGLEDGNSSVRLRAALAVGTDPDPRFVDKLIERSAIEPEFYVRDMLTWALTRHPASMTIPALLEELHSERAQARSQALHTLSKIGDRRAWPAITRALLSDADDEVARSAWRTAVVLVPEGEEPELAAVLSTQLGRGERETQLSLSRALIALGEVILPILRAAMTDLDPRVRAHAIATERLLRDPDAGFEFAIKEAKRVVALGGSGQEE, from the coding sequence GTGGCCAAAGAGGAGGTGGTCCCGATGACCATGCCGAAACAGGACACGGATACGACTCGAGCTTTTCAGGGGCTGGAGGACGGCAACTCGTCAGTGCGGCTGCGGGCAGCGCTGGCGGTCGGCACGGACCCTGACCCGCGGTTCGTCGACAAGCTCATCGAACGATCCGCGATCGAACCCGAATTCTACGTGCGCGATATGCTGACGTGGGCACTCACCCGCCACCCGGCGTCCATGACGATTCCGGCGCTTCTGGAGGAACTCCACTCGGAGCGTGCGCAGGCACGAAGCCAGGCGCTGCACACGCTGTCCAAGATCGGGGATCGGCGAGCATGGCCGGCGATCACGCGGGCGCTTCTGTCCGACGCCGACGATGAGGTTGCGCGGAGTGCCTGGCGGACGGCGGTTGTGCTCGTGCCCGAAGGTGAGGAGCCCGAGTTGGCCGCGGTGTTGTCGACACAGCTCGGGCGCGGCGAACGTGAGACGCAGCTGAGCCTCAGCCGGGCGCTGATCGCGCTCGGTGAGGTGATTCTGCCGATTCTGCGCGCTGCGATGACGGATCTCGACCCTCGCGTGCGCGCGCACGCGATCGCCACGGAACGGCTGTTGCGCGACCCGGACGCCGGATTCGAGTTCGCGATCAAGGAGGCGAAGCGCGTCGTGGCCCTCGGCGGGAGCGGTCAGGAGGAGTGA
- a CDS encoding ferredoxin translates to MKIIVDEDRCCGAGQCVLLAPEVFDQRDEDGIVVLLQEHPAEDQHTVVREAAQVCPASAIELSE, encoded by the coding sequence ATGAAAATCATCGTGGACGAGGACAGATGCTGCGGCGCCGGACAGTGCGTGCTGCTCGCGCCCGAGGTGTTCGACCAGCGTGACGAGGACGGCATCGTCGTTCTGCTCCAGGAACACCCCGCTGAGGACCAGCACACCGTGGTCCGTGAGGCGGCGCAGGTCTGCCCCGCCTCCGCCATCGAGCTGAGCGAGTAG
- a CDS encoding GntR family transcriptional regulator yields MLITVDASSAQPLADQVAGSVRSAVADGLASPGDRLPSARTVAASLGINLHTVLRGYQQLRDEGLVELRRGRAAVITAMADQFRLRLTVAAEEFARTVRHVGASDEEAVAAVRQALLNLHE; encoded by the coding sequence GTGCTGATCACCGTGGACGCCTCGTCGGCGCAGCCGCTCGCCGACCAGGTGGCCGGCTCCGTCCGCAGCGCGGTCGCCGACGGCCTGGCCTCTCCCGGCGACAGGCTCCCCTCCGCGCGCACCGTGGCCGCCTCCCTCGGCATCAACCTGCACACCGTGCTGCGCGGCTACCAGCAGCTCCGCGACGAGGGTCTGGTCGAGCTGCGCCGCGGCCGCGCGGCCGTGATCACGGCCATGGCCGACCAGTTCCGGCTGCGGCTCACGGTGGCGGCCGAGGAGTTCGCCAGGACCGTCCGCCACGTGGGCGCCTCCGACGAGGAAGCGGTCGCCGCCGTGCGGCAGGCCCTGCTCAACCTCCACGAATGA
- a CDS encoding aldo/keto reductase, with protein MRYRTLGRTGIQVSPYALGAMMFGALGNPDHDDSIRIIHKALDAGINFIDTADMYSHGESEEIVGKALKGRRDDVVLATKARFSVNHGPGGGTPVPPNRSGASRRWLIRALDDSLRRLGTDYVDLFQIHRPDPDTDIEETLSVLTDLVRAGKVRAVGTSSLPASDIVRSHWVAERRGLIRLRTEQPPYSILNRGIEREVLPVVQEYGMGSLVWSPLAGGLLTGRYRKNRQNTTHRSQFGFKHLSDERRLDAVEQLVPLAQDAGIPLTHLAMAFAIAHPGVTSAIIGPRTMEHLDDLLAGLDVTLTDKILDRIDEIVPPGTDIGTLDMAYDPPAIEHALLRRRPVDERAAA; from the coding sequence ATGCGGTACCGCACCCTCGGCCGGACCGGCATCCAGGTCAGCCCCTACGCACTCGGCGCCATGATGTTCGGGGCCCTCGGCAACCCCGACCACGACGACTCGATCCGCATCATCCACAAGGCCCTGGACGCGGGGATCAACTTCATCGACACCGCCGACATGTACTCCCACGGCGAGTCCGAAGAGATCGTGGGAAAGGCCCTCAAGGGGCGCCGCGACGACGTCGTGCTCGCCACCAAGGCCCGGTTCTCCGTGAACCACGGCCCCGGCGGCGGCACCCCGGTTCCTCCCAACCGGTCGGGTGCCTCACGCCGCTGGCTGATCCGCGCCCTGGACGACTCGCTGCGCCGCCTGGGCACCGACTACGTCGACCTGTTCCAGATCCACCGGCCCGACCCCGACACCGACATCGAGGAGACCCTCTCGGTGCTCACCGACCTGGTGCGCGCCGGCAAGGTCCGGGCCGTCGGCACCTCCTCCCTGCCCGCCTCGGACATCGTCCGGTCCCACTGGGTCGCCGAGCGGCGCGGCCTGATCCGGCTGCGCACCGAGCAGCCTCCGTACTCGATCCTCAACCGCGGCATCGAGCGCGAGGTCCTCCCCGTCGTCCAGGAGTACGGCATGGGCTCCCTGGTCTGGAGCCCGCTCGCCGGCGGTCTGCTCACCGGCCGCTACCGCAAGAACCGGCAGAACACCACACACCGATCCCAGTTCGGCTTCAAGCACCTGAGCGACGAGCGCCGGCTGGACGCCGTCGAGCAGCTCGTCCCGCTCGCCCAGGACGCCGGGATCCCGCTGACCCACCTGGCCATGGCCTTCGCGATCGCCCACCCCGGCGTCACGTCCGCGATCATCGGGCCGCGCACCATGGAGCACCTCGACGACCTTCTCGCCGGCCTCGACGTCACGCTCACCGACAAGATCCTCGACCGGATCGACGAGATCGTGCCACCCGGCACCGATATCGGCACGCTCGACATGGCCTACGACCCCCCCGCCATCGAGCACGCACTCCTGCGCCGCCGGCCCGTCGACGAACGCGCCGCCGCCTGA
- a CDS encoding cytochrome P450, with amino-acid sequence MSVNEQVLSYPIPNDAALDPPAEWAELRSKCPVAHVTLPSGDRATLLTRYDDVKQVLADPRFTRQLTAPDAARLSADGGGVFSSEMAQIIPDGGEEHQHWRRLVGKWFTAKRMNALRPSMARIAEDLIDDMVKRGASGDLKASLGFPLPVYVICDMLGVPAADRDRFSYWSDALLNLTRYTQAEIEAAQTAFFQYMSEHVAAKRAAPGEDLLSELIAAGGPEDGGLSDIQILVTGMALLIAGHETTANMIGKMVAMLLADRTRWERLLADPSLIRTTVEESLRMDSNSGFGLPRYLREETAVSGTHLPKGTTVVCSMAAANRDESAFESADQMDLTRSPNPHLAFGAGAHSCLGQALARTELQVVLEVLLRKLPTLELAVPAAELERVEGLAVGGLRALPVRW; translated from the coding sequence ATGAGTGTCAACGAGCAGGTCCTGAGCTATCCGATCCCGAACGACGCGGCGTTGGACCCGCCGGCGGAGTGGGCCGAGCTGCGCAGCAAGTGCCCGGTGGCCCACGTCACGCTGCCCAGCGGTGACCGGGCGACGCTGCTGACCCGCTACGACGACGTCAAGCAGGTGCTGGCCGACCCGCGCTTCACCCGTCAGCTCACCGCGCCCGACGCGGCCCGGCTGTCGGCCGACGGCGGCGGGGTGTTCAGCAGCGAGATGGCGCAGATCATCCCCGACGGCGGCGAGGAACACCAGCACTGGCGGCGCCTGGTCGGCAAGTGGTTCACCGCCAAGCGCATGAACGCGCTGCGGCCGTCGATGGCGCGGATCGCCGAGGACCTGATCGACGACATGGTCAAGCGCGGCGCCTCCGGCGATCTCAAGGCGTCCCTGGGCTTCCCGCTGCCGGTCTACGTCATCTGCGACATGCTCGGCGTCCCGGCCGCCGACCGCGACCGGTTCTCGTACTGGTCCGACGCCCTGCTCAACCTCACCCGCTACACGCAGGCCGAGATCGAGGCCGCCCAGACCGCGTTCTTCCAGTACATGTCCGAGCACGTCGCCGCCAAGCGCGCCGCGCCCGGCGAGGACCTGCTGAGCGAGCTGATCGCGGCCGGCGGTCCCGAGGACGGCGGGCTGTCCGACATCCAGATCCTGGTCACCGGCATGGCGCTGCTGATCGCCGGCCACGAGACCACCGCCAACATGATCGGCAAGATGGTCGCCATGCTGCTGGCCGACCGCACCCGCTGGGAGCGACTGCTGGCCGACCCGTCGCTGATCCGCACCACGGTGGAGGAGTCGCTGCGGATGGACTCCAACTCCGGCTTCGGCCTGCCCCGCTACCTGCGCGAGGAGACCGCGGTCAGCGGCACCCACCTGCCCAAGGGCACCACGGTGGTGTGCAGCATGGCCGCCGCCAACCGCGACGAGAGCGCCTTCGAGTCCGCCGACCAGATGGACCTGACCCGCAGCCCCAACCCGCACCTGGCCTTCGGCGCCGGAGCCCACTCCTGCCTGGGCCAGGCACTGGCCCGCACCGAGCTGCAGGTCGTGCTGGAGGTACTGCTGCGCAAGCTGCCCACCCTGGAGCTGGCGGTGCCCGCGGCGGAGCTGGAGCGGGTGGAAGGGCTGGCCGTCGGCGGCCTGCGCGCGCTTCCGGTCCGCTGGTGA